CTCGTTAAAGATGAGGGACTGAGAGGTTGCTTTGCGGCCttaatgtgttgctgttttgttaagTACAGGAAAAAATGCAGTGCTAGATAGACTTACCTAATTCCTGGTGGATCTGCTTCTGGATATCAGGATGGGACACCAAGTACATTAAGCACCAGGAGAGAGCAGTGCTGATTGTATCAAAGCCTGGAAATGAAGTGACAAGGGGTACCAGGTCAGCTCATGGAATACACAACAACCTGGTATGTGCTGAGATGCACTAAAACACAGGGAACTGAACACCGAAGCAGGACATTACTAAGGATTTTTTACGATACCATGTTTGAACAAAAGGTTCAATTCTCTTGATATACCACTTctgctatgcactggacttgcctagGCAACACGTTACTGTgacctcagctgatgcactaaccttgcactactaatatgttaCTGTAGATATAGcctgttgtaatcctaacttgttgcatcttatttcatattgtatattagtattattatttgcacttactgtaaactataatgtatttaaatattaatcttgcattgtataCCTGTAcggccctgtaacacctgtaagtcactgtggataaaggcatctgccaagaagatgaagaagaagcagcagctgtaTAATATTATAATTCAAATTGAGGAAAAAACTCACCAGCTCCAAAAAGGTCATTAACAATGGACACAATTTTCTCATCAGAGATCTGAATGTTGGCGTTCTCATCCACCTTCTTGTCTTGGCAATGCTCAATCAGTGAGTCAGTGATATCACGAATGTTGCTCTGCAGGTGATAGAAACAGAACAGTGATGAACATCATGGCTAGTTGGCCCTTGAAGCATCAGGGCTTGGTTAATTTCAAATGACTGAGATCTGAGTGTGATTATGGAATTCTGGTTTGGCACCTGTGACTTAACATTACTCTTTAGTAGAAAGAAATCTTAACTGGATCCTACTAATAGTTCTCAGTAGGGTATGCTCACAACACTATGGTAATGTTCTGTCTGAAACTAACATGCTCAAAAcactacagtattttacagtatagCATAACCAGCGGATTTCACCGGCAGCACAACCACTCATATGCACAGCCCTTACCTTGTCGAAGGAGCGGTAGTGATCGGTCACAATTTTCTGGATGAAGGTGTTGAATCTGTTGTTAATGGTGAGGAAGGAGCGCATGTTGCGGTTGGGCAGGATGCGAAGAGCAGGGATGAAGTCGGCAGGATTGCCGCTGGCAGTCACACGCCCAAACTCATCACTCAGGTTGACCAGATTTACCAGCTCCTGGTCATCATGGCTGTAGCGCCGGCCAAAACACATGGCACAGATGACGTTGGCCACCGAGACTACAATATGGCGGAAAGGGTCAAAACTCCCATCAGCTTCCATGACCCCAGAGAGCTGCTTCACTAAGTTTTCCGCCTCCAGGGAGATGTGCTCCTCAAGCATTGAGGAGTAGCTGCTGGTCAGGCTTTCAACAGTGGAGAAAGAGCGAAGGGCATTCTGTGCCAGCTTGCGCCGGGCTCGCCACACTCCGGCATGGTCGCTACTGAAAGTCAAGCTCTTGCCATTAGAGATGAACTGGAAACTGTAGAGGTTGGGCCGTCCAGCAAAGTCGTCCCCTTGCTTGATGAGAGCTTGGCGCACCGTCTCGTTCCCACTCAACACCAACACGGGCCGGGTGCCAATCTGGATCTGCATGATATCTCCGTAGTGCTGGCTCATCTTTGTCAGGCTGAGGTGGGGGTTGCCTCCCAGCTCCAGCAAGTTTCCAATCAGGGGTAGGGGTGTGGGCCCGGGGGGTCTGCGCAGACCCGCTGGTATCTCTGTGCGCAGGAGTCGCAGCAGCAGGTAGACTGTGCACAATGTTGCCACGGCGACCAGACTCTCGGACACCAAGATGGGCCCAAGGATGGGTAAAGATATGAGCgccattgtttttcctttttcaaagttttttaaatgcagcacacAGGTCTCAGAGCTCAGATatctgtttaaacaaacacaaaaatacagcatttattaGCAAGGTGCAGACACGAGAAACTTTTCCTTGCAACAAAGAAACAGTTTGTGTGCACTGATAAAAACTCTAGTTAAAGAGACAGCAACTGTAACAACTGGCCATAgcactatacacacacatttcatcaaagaaaaaaagtatttaaacaataatatttacatttcagGAAGTTGGCTGTATATTGCGTACTCATTTGCAGAGGTGTACAAGACTGGCACACAACTGCCAGTTTAAAACAGCCTTTGATTCTTCGAAGACCCCCCAATTTGCGTTACGCACTGTACGCACAAGCAGATGACTTCATTATACActcccccattcacactgacttaCCGTGTAATTTgcatatatattaatttatagaCACATATATTAATTtatcatttatacatttatatcatATATTATTAACAAGCTATCGTTACTGATGCACAACACTCCCCCTGTTGCCCCCCTGTTTAATTATCATGCCTAGTCGTCACTCCTGTAGGCAGCCTACAGCCTTACCTCTTGAATGTATAATATGAGACTGCCGTGGAACACGAACCAGGAATCTTAACCCCTTCCACACGCAATGCTGCAATCCTGTTCTTGCTTTAGTGCGTTAAGTATGCAGAGGTCTGGAAACGAACATTCTGCAGACCCAGCTACACCTCGCACTATAGGAACAACCCGCTCACCAACGCGCAACGCACTGGAGCGCATGTCTGTGTTTGGATAGAGTTTTGGGTAGCAGTATACTGAATTACGTTAAACCACATAAGAAACATTAAGTTTTCTGATTTCATATTTGTAAATGACCTGCGCTCTCTAACCCTGTGACCTTCTAACCGCGCATTGTGCCACAGTTTATATTCGACCCCTAACTTTGCTACAGCGCAACACTGCACAACAATTAACCATGGTCAGGTGTCATTCAGAAAGCACAGAATATGCCACCCTAGTCctcaagcaagtttttttttttttttgtattgtacttttGTAGCCTGTTGCACATATCGTGCATATAGGCACCTGGAGTCTCGGAAGCAACCTGTAAGTGCTATCTAATGCATTGGAAACAATGCAGCTTTCAAACACCTAGCTGTAATAAAAGCTTGCGGTATCGAGGAATATAGCTGACAATGAACAAGAATGTTGCACCACAATCAGAGCGATTCCGGATCTCAATCTGCAACACTGGCAGATTAACAGTGCGTATAAAAAACTGTACAAACCACTTGGATCTCAGCAGGTACCGAGTTACAAATTACAACCACCTGCGCCCGACACGAAGAAAGCGCCGAATCGGCTGTAGCATTTGATAATGTTGCAGATTGAACAGTAAATTACAAACGATTCACCATAACGCTCAATCATAGATTAGAAGTCAAGACTTCATCTAAAATTGCAAAAGCTGTATTTTCTCATACACCGAACCTAGTTGGCAAACATATTTGCAATGTATctattttaagtttgtttttaagttgtataaaaatgcattttcatagtTTTACCGATACTTATCACTATCAAAAAGTCATACTGTAGGTATGACCGACTACACTGCTTCTGATGGCGCACTATTGTAAAAAGGCACATGCCAGTTAATACATTAGAATGTATATTGATTTCATTAATAGTATTGTAATCTATTTTGTAAAATGCCCTACTTTATGGTATCATGCATATTGTGTAATGCATCTGGTCATccataatatataattttacagtgtttttgtaGGCGTTTATAAGCATAATTGCATATCTTCAGTACAAACGACTGCAATGTAGGTAGTTGTATTTCTTCCTTAAAATCTGCTGTAGTCCACTTTTTATAAATgcgaaaacaacaacataaaatatattgattaaaatacaagcaaaaagcTTAATTACCTTGTCAATTTGCTAAGCCGTTGGGTTTGATCCCACCCTTGGCAGTGTGATCAGTCGTGTCACACAATGTATAGGCTACTGTAATCGGTGACTAGGCAAGCCTATCTTCAGCAGTCTGAGGTTAGATTTAAGCTTCCAACAACATCAGACTATGAAGATGAGGAGAAGACCGTTTCTTTTATAGAGCTCTGAGCTCCCGGATTGGTCAGTCCTCTCTGTCACGTGGCTGCTATCAGTATACAGCACCTTCCACTGCGCACACACCCTGCGGTGCGATTTTAACATTAGGAAGgctaattaaacacaataaaagggAGCAGCGAAGAGACGGTAAATTGAAAATATTCCAACtatttcaacacaaaacaaaagagaacagaAGAAGTAGAGGAAGAAAACTGCAAAGAATGTCAAAGGATGGAAAGATAAGatagaaataatattaaataaacaaacaaaagagtaCACAAATAAGCAAGTGTTTAGCTACGTTAGTCACGATTGAGACAGATGAGTATCTGCATGATTAGCGCCATTAAGTACATTTCAATAACAGGTAGATAAAGCACAGCTATTGAGTCTGCGTGCAAGTAAGCTGTCTTCTACAGCAAGGTGTAGATCACATGAGAAGAACGCCTCTGATTGAAGCCAGCGGGGATGCGTGCCTGCAGAAGAGCGTGACaaggaatccttttttttttttttttgttatcagcAGTGTAAGATTCACGATGTACTGTTCTTCCAGCTACAGCAATCTTTTTCACCCAGACACTTGGCCTCTGTATCACTCATCTGCTTAATTGTTCACTGTTCCTGTGGGAATCTACGGGTAACTATACTCGGGAATCTAAACTCGAGCTCTCCAGAGTGCTGGTGCGAAACTTCAACCGCGGGGCTTAATTTCATTGGTCCAGTGTAAAGTGTACTGGGTTATATTGGGTTATGATGTTCATGAGCCAATCTAAATATCGTCTTTGAGTGCTTTCAAACCATCGCCTAGAAAATACTCAAATGTGAAATAcagagttattatttattatttttagtaataaaacaaacacaaagtgtAACAAACTTCATTTTCGAAATACATTGAAACTATATAAACATACTATACTCATTTTGCGTCGGTGTTTTCATGTTCTgtaaatttaatgttaaaattaagAATTACATTTCCTACAACAgattataaaaaaacatgtatactgAGACTAATACTTATTGTATAACTATAACACAGTTAAAAAACCAAGTAatctttttcataaaataaaataatttgattttacAAACTGGTATTTTCCCTTTCAAATTATTAAGATAGACGTTATAACTTAAAATCTGGACCAAATgaattaatgaaaacattcatttgtgattttttttttttttttttttttttttttttttttttttttaccaaagtaACTTTTAAaggctaaattaaaaataataataatacaaaaatgtttaactTAATCCAGTTTCTCTCCAGACAGTGTTTACCTGATGCATTTGAATTGTGAGCCCGTATTGTACATTGCTCTTCAGTATAAAGTGGAATTGAAGAGTCGTAGGCCATTAGCATTTCTTTGTGTGGAGGGTCATTTAAACTTCAACCCTGTCTTTTGAAGGATAGCGTGCAAAGGTAATGTTTCGAGGAAGAGAATTCAGCCTCCGGGTATTTTAATCAGGGCGCTTTGACAGGTTGATAAATTCGAGGAGTACATTCAGCACACATAATAAAAACGTTATATTtcctgtgttaaaaaaataaaaatataataataataataatataataataataataataataataataataataataataataataaaaaaaataaaaaagaccaatagcgaaactaaaatgaaatgacattattacatttgaaaaatgtatacataaaaatgtaaatacaggtaTTGTTCTGATTGAGGCGATGTTCAAACTTCTTTCGTTTCGTTGTGGAATACAACAATTTCGTAGGAATTAAATCTTGATAAAAAATCCTATTGTTATTATAGGTTTCTTACACACTATAAATCTAAAAATTtttgattatttatatttttaaaaagtaataactatatatatatatataatatatatatatatatatatatattatattcatctaatatatatatatatatatatatatccaaattaAATTCATCGGTATGggaaaacatacagtacaaaatatgCATTAAATTAACACAAGATGTTGATAAGGAACCacactgtttgttttgaatgtgtttttaatcaagAAGAATTTTTTACCCCACAAATCATTGATATTATCAAGTTTGgatatttcttttaaatgattGTTTCCAAGAGTAGGCtattcaatacttttttttttatttgattgtaaaAGTCAGTCCTTTACCATTTGAAATGTCCGTACAATAACTACAGCTTCTTTATTTAtggattcgttttttttttctttttgatcaaTAGACAAAAACCTGTACGTATGAATTCACTTCTCGAGTAAAATAGTGAAATGTTGAAGAAAAGCGTATGCTCATTGTTACAGTGAAGTACTGGCCTTTAGTTCACTGAATGTTATCTTTTCCTAGTTTTAATGGAATTTGATCAAGCCGACGCCCCTGTGTGTGCACCCGTTACCTCGGTTAAATATTGTCGGAGTTGCGTGAGAGGCTGTGGACCGAGTTGCAGATGCTGGGGCTATGAGACAATATATGTTTGATAGGTGAAAGAGAACCGAGGTCACGGGGCCACGTTTGTTTCCCTGTCGTGAGAACATGGATTGCGTGAGAATGGAACAAGGCAGACAGACTGCAAAGGGGGGCAAATTGGGCAAACGCAGGTACACTGGTTAACCTTTAACCTTAAACGGGAGGGATGGGGCAATAATGGACAAATCGACAGTCTGCATTCTTAGACACTTTTAATGGACTTGTCTTATAGcttgaaaaaatacttttagtaACCCATTCTCAGTGCGTCTGAATGTGTCTAATTGTGTGAGAATGACAAAACGGAACaagtgacttttttgtttttctcacacAATCTCAAAGTATACATACTATATCCAAGTAACGTGGTATGCTAATGAATGAGCTGCTCTATCCAACTCAGCCCCCTTGCTGACTAATGCACTGTAATACTAAGACCATGTTCATTCTATAGACGAGGCATTTCTTTGTATTACCCTAAATAAGGGTCTCATCGGCACTCTGCAATTTGTTTACAGGCATTGTAAAATGAATGTgcaattttctcattaaaaaatagGCGTTCCATTTCCAGAATAATTCATTTTTACCTTTCATTAATATCCTCTTATGTGTGCGTTGTATAATGACCTATTGAATATGTCATCATTTACCAGACTCACTAACTCAGGTCCTTTTCAAAGGGGCTGCTTCTGAAGACTCCTAAGATGGAAAGTCCCATTGGTTCCCCGTCGACACCTTACCTTATGGGGCTATAGTTGTGATTCCCTGCAGCCCGCTGTTTCAGCATTGGGGCTTTTATTGTGTTTGACACTGACATACCCCTTGCCTTGTCTTTGGTTTCTTTGCGTGCTCACGCTGTCTATTTATTTGTCTGGTTATCACAGACCTCCCTTTCACATAGGTGTAGTGTTTACACACTGTGACTGTCCGCAATCAGTCTTGCTGTGCTGGTTCACATCTAGTTTATGAATTCAAGGGTGCGATCAGGAACCAATTGCCTAGAATAGCCAGTGAGCTAAATCAGCAATAATCAATGAGATCACGTTATTAATCAAAATCTagaagcacaataaaaagtaGCATCTTAACATCAAGCTCGCATGTGCATTTTATTACACATCGTGATATAATATTTAGAAAACGTTACTATTCAAATGCAAGAAGCAAATGTCTTCAAATAAAATTGAAGACAGGTCGTAGTAATACAGATGAAACGCGAGTCTCACAATACAATCCATGGCATTCAGTAATTCATTGTTACATCTCTAATTAATGCCTGCAGAGCTTAATCAAGAACAAGGCACGATTGAATTGTGTCAAGTTTATGGCGCCACCATAGCTATACATTGTGATTTTTGCTCCGATGTCCCAGTTTACATAATGGAAAATACCCGGCTCCTCTACACAGAACGACGAGTGTGTGCATGTTTCCCTGGAGCACTCTGACTTATATTgagatttttatattaaaaaaaaaaaaaaaaaaaaaaacaaaaaaaaaaaactattctgttaAACACAATTAGTGTTCTTCACGGTATATTTAATCCACGTTCAAAccaaatatttaattataattaaatgtaatcaGTGGCCATTTCCTCGACAGAGAGCTCCGCATTTAGTTTTCCAATATGAAACATCCAATTATGGAACTCCTAAGGTAATTTGTATGCTAACTATTTTGGTTTTATATTGTAACCAAAACGCCGACGTATACaatgttatatatgtatacaatGTTAACAAAATCAAGATTCCAGAAAACAATTATATGTTTTCATACAGAACACCCAATACAATGTTCTGTTTATCTTCAAGTAAATTGtcatttaaatcaaaatatgACAATTTAATAGAGATGCTATCACATTGAAAAGCAattgaaatgcaaatgtatttatttaactctgaCATGCAGCAGGCTGTACAGATTGCTCTCTCCTCGCTGCCTGTGCCTGGAATCGCGTGAGAATTTGAAGATAGTGCTCGGGGGTGTTCACTGTGCGGGGCAGTCCCGAGGCTCGCCCGGTCACTCAGTCACGCGAACACTTGATCACAAGAGGCAGGATCTGTCTAACACTGAATGAAGCCTGGTAGAGGCGTGTCTTTTCCAAACACTGAGGCCACAACATGAAGTACGTGCTGCTCATACCGGAGGCTTTCTTCACATGCGATCCTTAATGCTTAATTCGCAAACAGAGTGTGGCTGCCTTGAGTGACTCAAATAACAATGGTTGTCTTgagttggtttaaaaaaaaaaaaaaaaaaaaaaaaaaaaaaagcaaaattctTCAACTTTTAATGGTCGGCCTACAGTAAGTTATTCCTAAAATgcgttattaaaaaatataacgtGACTCGGATTATCCAaatatttattggtttatttaaccTATATTAAACACTCATATTTTTAACTACATATAGAAATGCTAAAATACACGTAGGCTCTTTGAAAAACGTACCCAAAACACAGCCTGTCAAAAGCATTGTTTATACGGTTTTGTAGTTACACATGAAATGCACTGTTGTGTACAATACCTTCGGAAGAACAAATAAGTCACAATACAGTATCATGAATCATATTACACTTTCACAACTCTATGCCTGCAAAAACAGTCAATCAAACTGATTCAGTTTAGCACTTGCCTGTCCCGAGTACATGAAATATTAAATCATGTACTGTAAATCATATTTCAATTTATGATTATGTCATTGTCATGTATTTTTAACCTTTAATTCACATGAATATCTGGCAAAAATACCTTTTAATCTCTTCTGAGAAAGCAGAAAATATATAGTCAAGTTTGCTTACTTTGGGGAAAACATATCACTATGTCATTTACATGTatacttaaatacattttcataacatCAACCAAGTGGTTGTTGTGGTGTATATAGAGAAGACCGGGGTTCGTTGTCACACGGGTTGGTTGTCAtggtgctcatagctatgaaactagatggcgcagacaggtgatactaatactgatgtgtgttctattgtctggaagtcaactaTCATGTAATTTGAGGTCAGTTGCATCTAACATAAATGCtagcacatatttctttttttttcatacccaaagtaaaaaaatacatgtcttgttaatatgttataactcttagtagtactgaagtttgtttgaactggtggccatgttaaatagaaccaaaTACTAGCTATCTtttgctgtaaaaacaaaaccagtaggttctcccagtagtcctgagagaattaaattatcatgtaaagtctggttggaGCAGGTTGTCACATaattttgggggttggttgtcacatgtaaatcctataggaagaagtcttatttttttctttctacttttttacaccaaaatgtgggctatgtcaccatataatgcttatttaaattatttactgtttgtcctctggttctgtggaggctatgctattattttgtaacatgggtcaacatttcaaacatATATAGGTCTGTAATTTTTTGTGTtgacataaaaagtaaaaatacaacattgtgcacagtagaaactttatgttattaaaaaaaataaaatgttgcattattgtctactgtaaaagcaagaacatacgcCATGATaaccaaccccagtatggggcaggttgtcacaggtgaccggtgcattttcaaccgtctaaatatcatatttggaaaaAAGTTacgctgaaataaaaaacatcaatttgtacgtgaagagttattcttcgATATAAAgaggaacagaacctcgcagcatatcaccagattgaggaaaataataaagagtaaaaagtgtgacaagcAGCACCGGTCTCCCCTACATCACTACTTATCTGGCCTATCAAATAATGCCCTTTACCAACCAGACCCTTCTCAAAAGACTCCTAAAATCTCTATTTCTGAAGAGAGATGGTTACAAAGGAGCACTAGAGGTGTGCAACTGTAATCTGTGTCCCCCCtga
This window of the Polyodon spathula isolate WHYD16114869_AA chromosome 24, ASM1765450v1, whole genome shotgun sequence genome carries:
- the LOC121299201 gene encoding cytochrome P450 1A1-like — encoded protein: MALISLPILGPILVSESLVAVATLCTVYLLLRLLRTEIPAGLRRPPGPTPLPLIGNLLELGGNPHLSLTKMSQHYGDIMQIQIGTRPVLVLSGNETVRQALIKQGDDFAGRPNLYSFQFISNGKSLTFSSDHAGVWRARRKLAQNALRSFSTVESLTSSYSSMLEEHISLEAENLVKQLSGVMEADGSFDPFRHIVVSVANVICAMCFGRRYSHDDQELVNLVNLSDEFGRVTASGNPADFIPALRILPNRNMRSFLTINNRFNTFIQKIVTDHYRSFDKSNIRDITDSLIEHCQDKKVDENANIQISDEKIVSIVNDLFGAGFDTISTALSWCLMYLVSHPDIQKQIHQELDEHVGRERSPRLSDKPSLPYAEAFILETFRHSSFVPFTIPHCTTKDTALNGFYIPKDTCVFVNQWQVNHDPSLWKDPSTFSPERFLNAEGTAISKAESEKVMLFGLGKRRCIGESIGRSEVFLFLAVLLQRLEFHSLPGQKLDLTPEYGLTMKHKRCQLGASLRYRHGADSEE